Part of the Maridesulfovibrio sp. genome, ACTCTGGACGGCCTGAAAGAATGGAAAAAAGAACGCGGAGAAGAAAAAGGCAATTAAGAGTGCCGGAAGTCCTTTTGCATTTAATAGCGACCTGCTATCCTGATCAGGATTTAATAACCAACACTAAAGGGTTCTAAATGCTTTCCAATATATTTTTCTTTGTACTGAGTATCTTCCTGCTTTGGTTCGGTGCGGACTGGATTGTTGAGTCAGCCTCGAAGATTGCGAAGAAATACAAAGTGTCCGATCTGGTGATCGGACTGACCATTGTTGCTTTCGGTACTTCTGCTCCTGAATTTCTGGTTACAGCTACCGCAGCATTCAAGGGACTTTCTGATATTTCCCTTTCCAATGTTGTCGGGTCAAACATTTTTAACTTGGGTTTTATTCTGGGCCTGATGGCCTTGATCAAGCCTTTGCCGACCAACAGGTCGTTGGCAATGCGCGATACTCCGCTGCTGCTTTTCACCACTGCACTCATTCTGGGCCTTGCCTATTTTGATATGCTGGACCGTTCCGCAGGTCTCATGTTGCTGACAATTCTTGGTGCTTACATCGCCTATCTGCTAGTGCACAGCAAGAGGGCTGCCAATGCCATGGCCGGTATTGTACCGGATGTGGAAGAAGAGAACGGCAGCGAGATCAGTACAAAAGACTGGGTCAAGTTGCTGGCCGGATTTATTGGCATCGCACTTGGCGGTGATTTTATGGTTGATGCCGCTTCGGAGATTGCCCGTCATTTCGGTGTATCCAACTGGGTAATCGGCATGACCATCGTTGCTGCCGGAACCTCCCTGCCGGAACTGGTGACTTGTCTTGCCGCTTCCCTTAAGGGACGTAATGAAATGCTGCTTGGTAACCTTATCGGTAGTGACTTCTTCAACTTCGCCGGAGTACTGGGGCTTACCTGCCTGCTGCGTCCGCTGGAAGTTTCCCCGGATGCATTGCCCGGACTTACTGTTCTGGTCGGGATGGTTGCGCTGGTGCTCTTCTTCATCCGCACTGGGTGGAAGGTTTCCCGCTGGGAAGGTGCCGTTCTGGTCTGCCTGAGTCTCGGACGCTGGTGGTTTGACTTTACCAGCTAGATTTTAGGCTGCCGAAACTGATTTTATAAGCCTCCTGCATCGTTTGGTGCGGGAGGCTTTTTTGTGTAATGTAAAACCTGTCGAGATTAATCAACAGAGAGAAATATAGGAGTGCCGGATGGAGCTGGAAATAGTATATGACTGCAAAAATGTTGATTGGAATGATGTGGTAGAAATGCTGAAATCAGTTGGAATGGCTTTTCATTCACCCGAAAAACACAGGCGTGCTTTTGAGGCTAGTCATACTACTGTATTTATATATTCAGAAAAGCAGTTAGTCGGCTTTGGTAGAGCTATTTCTGACGGTGAATACCAAGCCGCTGTGTATGATTGTGCTGTTTCATCAGCGTGTCAGGGGCAGGGTATAGGTTCCTTGATCATGCGTGAAATTTTAAAGCAGCTTCCTGATTGCAATGTGATTCTTTATGCTGCACCGGGAAAAGAGGGCTTTTATCAAAAACATGAATTCCGCAAGATGAAAACCGGGATGGCTCTCTTTGTTGATCAAATGGCCGCAATTAATAAAGGGTTCACTGAATAGGACAGTTTGGCAGTGAGCAGAGTTCATTACTTCACTTTAGATCCTAATTCCTCGCATTTCATTCTTATCTGTCGTATAAAGCGAAAGATAATACCAAGCTGTCCAGAATAAGGAGTTCGTGATGTCGCAAAGTTCAAGCGGTGCTTTCAGCCATCCCAAGCCATTTTATCTGCTCTTCTCCGTGGAGATGTGGGAACGGTTCGGCTACTACGGAATGCAGGCCCTTCTGGTTTTGTTCATGGTCAAGAAACTGGGGTTCTCCGACAATCTGGCGGACCAGACCTTCAGTGCTTTTGCGGCCCTTGTTTATGCTTTTATCTGCGCGGGCGGATATATCGGGGACAAGATTTTAGGTAACCGCAGAACCATGTTTCTTGGAGCCATTGTTCTTGCTTCCGGTTACGGACTGCTGGGGTATGACTGCGAGAAATTTCTTTATCCTGCACTGGGCATAATCATTGCCGGGAACGGGCTGTTCAAGGCCAACCCCTCGGCGCTGGTTTCCAAGCTGTATGAAAAGGGAGATTCGCGTGTGGACGGGGCATTCACCCTTTACTACATGGCCATCAATATCGGTTCCTTTGCAGCCATGTCGCTCTGCCCGATTATCCAAAAGCATTATGGCTGGAATGCGGGGTTCTTTGTCTGTTTCATCGGTATGCTCATAGCTATCGGGAACTACATTGCTTTTCGTTCGATTCTTGATCCGGTGGGCTCAGAGGCTGATTTTGAACCGCTGGACATAAAGAAATTGTTCTTCACCTTGATCGGAACAGTTGCCATTGCCGGAACTTCGGCTTTATTGCTGACTCACCTGACTCTTGCCCATGAATTGCTTTATGCCGCCCTTGTGGTGGTGGCAGTACTTTATGTGCGCGAGATCATGCGCGCTGAGCATCATGAAAAAGCCAATCTGGTAGTTTGTTTGATCCTTATGGCTGAGGCTATTGTGTTCTTTGCCCTTTATCAGCAGATGCCGACTTCGTTGAACCTTTTTGCGGCCCGCAATGTGGACCCGCACATTTTTGGAATTCCGGTTGAAGCTGCTTCTTTTCAGGCTTTGAATCCGTTCTGGGTTATGATTATCAGCCCGGTGCTGGCGGTTGTGTACGCCCGATTGGATAAAGCCGGGAAGGATTTGTCCCTGCCCGGAAAATTTGCGCTTGGTATGCTCATGTGTTGCGCTGCGTTCATGACTTTGGGGTTTGTTGCCAAGTATCAGGCTGATGCCAACGGTTTTGTGTCCGGTAACTGGCTGGTTGTAAGTTACGGATTCCAGAGCCTCGGAGAACTGCTGGTCAGCGGGCTCGGGTTGGCAATGGTTGCCCGTTTGACACCG contains:
- a CDS encoding GNAT family N-acetyltransferase, whose amino-acid sequence is MELEIVYDCKNVDWNDVVEMLKSVGMAFHSPEKHRRAFEASHTTVFIYSEKQLVGFGRAISDGEYQAAVYDCAVSSACQGQGIGSLIMREILKQLPDCNVILYAAPGKEGFYQKHEFRKMKTGMALFVDQMAAINKGFTE
- a CDS encoding oligopeptide:H+ symporter, translated to MSQSSSGAFSHPKPFYLLFSVEMWERFGYYGMQALLVLFMVKKLGFSDNLADQTFSAFAALVYAFICAGGYIGDKILGNRRTMFLGAIVLASGYGLLGYDCEKFLYPALGIIIAGNGLFKANPSALVSKLYEKGDSRVDGAFTLYYMAINIGSFAAMSLCPIIQKHYGWNAGFFVCFIGMLIAIGNYIAFRSILDPVGSEADFEPLDIKKLFFTLIGTVAIAGTSALLLTHLTLAHELLYAALVVVAVLYVREIMRAEHHEKANLVVCLILMAEAIVFFALYQQMPTSLNLFAARNVDPHIFGIPVEAASFQALNPFWVMIISPVLAVVYARLDKAGKDLSLPGKFALGMLMCCAAFMTLGFVAKYQADANGFVSGNWLVVSYGFQSLGELLVSGLGLAMVARLTPERSMGFMMGAWFMFQSVAMVLGGEIATMASVPEHGITALQSIDIYDDLFLKIGVSTGAIGLVMAGFVPVLKKYIRD
- a CDS encoding calcium/sodium antiporter — protein: MLSNIFFFVLSIFLLWFGADWIVESASKIAKKYKVSDLVIGLTIVAFGTSAPEFLVTATAAFKGLSDISLSNVVGSNIFNLGFILGLMALIKPLPTNRSLAMRDTPLLLFTTALILGLAYFDMLDRSAGLMLLTILGAYIAYLLVHSKRAANAMAGIVPDVEEENGSEISTKDWVKLLAGFIGIALGGDFMVDAASEIARHFGVSNWVIGMTIVAAGTSLPELVTCLAASLKGRNEMLLGNLIGSDFFNFAGVLGLTCLLRPLEVSPDALPGLTVLVGMVALVLFFIRTGWKVSRWEGAVLVCLSLGRWWFDFTS